In the Triticum aestivum cultivar Chinese Spring chromosome 2B, IWGSC CS RefSeq v2.1, whole genome shotgun sequence genome, ttattgggcgtggaagccaaggagtgcaacatttatcagaagccggacactattctacaAGTATATGAAgctgaagaagaacccgccttgcaatgccgaagacaatctgcgcaccggactcgtcatcatcgaagcctggttcgggggctactgagggagtcctggattagggggtgtccggatggccggactgtgacctttggccggactcccggactatgaagatacaagattgaagactttgtcccgtgtccggatagggactttccttggcgtggaaggcaagcttggcaatacgatatgaagatctcctcccattgtaaccgactctgtgtaaccctagccctctctggtgtctatataaaccggagagttttagtccgtaggacgaacaaaaatcataccataggctagcttctagggtttagcctctctgatctcgtggtagatcaactcttgtaatacccataccatcaatattaatcaagcaggagtagggttttacctccaccgagagggcccgaacctgggtaaaaacatcgtgtcccttgtctcctgttaccatccgcctagacgcacagttcgggaccccctacccgagatccgccggttttgacaccggcaatgGTGGTGGAGTACAATGACATAAAATAATTATGGCACGATTTATGATTACATGGCTTTTTGAACGTCCCGAAAGAGAAAACACAAAACCACTTCTAAAAAACGGATAATGAATCCAACGTTTTTTCTCCATCAATTGACGTGGAAAGGGAGACTCGTAGCCAAATGTTCTAGGATAAACCGTCAAGGCTATTGGCGCGGTTATTTCCACTTTTGCTCACATGTACATTTGAACCACACGTGCCAGATGTACCACCGCCGTGTTTGTTATTTTTCCGTTTCACGTGCATGCTCTTTTCTCCCCCTAACGACTGATAAACAAGACATGCATGTTTAATAAATAAGTAAGTTAAGATTACACGAGCACATTTAAGGTAACAACGGAGTACAATGACATAAAATGTGACACGATTTATGATTACATGGCTTTTCAAACTTTTCGATAAGAGAAAAAACCCGAAACCACTTCCAGAAAAATGGATAACGAATCCAGTGTATTTACTCCATCCCTTAATGTGAAAAGGGAGACTCATGGCCAAATGTTCTAGGAGAAACCATCAAGGCCACTTGCGGCGATTATTTCCACTTTTGCTCGCACGTACATTTGAACCACACGTGCCAGATGTACCCCCTTCGCGTTTGTGGTTTTCCGTTTCACGTGCTTGCTCTTTTCATCCCCTAATGCCTGACAGACAACACATGCATGGCTAATAAATAAGGAAGTTATGATTACACGAGCACATTCAACGTGGCGGCCTACAAGGACATAAAATAGTTGTGACACTATTTAAGATTACATGACTTTTCGAACTTTCCGAGAAGAGAAAAAAAACGAAACCACTTCTGAAAAAATGGATAACGAATCCAACGTTTTTTCTCCATCCCTTGACGTGGAAAGGGAGACTCATGGCCAAATGTTCTAGGAGAAACCATCAAGGCTACTGGCGGAGGTTATTTCCACTCTTGCTCGCACGTACATTTGAACCACACGTGTCAGATATACCCCCTTCCTGTTTGTGGTTTTCTGTTTCATGTGCATGCTCTCTCCTCCCCCTTAATGCTTGACAGACGGCACATGCATGGCTAATAAATAAGGAAGTTAAGGTTACACGAGCACATTTAACCTGGCGGCGGAGTACAACGTCATAAAATAATTGTGACACGATTTAAGATTACCTGTCTTTTCGAACCTCCCGAGAAGAGAAAACAACTAAACCACTTATAGAAAAAAAGTGATAACGAATCCAACATTTTTTCTGCCTTCTTTGACATGGAAAGAGAAACTAATGTCCAAATGTTCCAGGAAAAACCATGAAGGCTATTGGTGGCCGTTATTTCCACTAGTACTTGCACGTAAATTTGGACAACACGTGCGAGATGTACCCCCTTCCTGATTTCTCTCACGTGCACGCTCTCTCCTCCCCCTAACGCCCAACAGACCACACATGCATGTGTAATAAAAGAAGAAAGTTAATTAAGATTACACAAGCACATTTAAGGTGGCGGAGAAGTACAACGACATAAAATAATTGCGACATGATCTTAGTGCCTAATAAACTGGGACTCCGGACTTTTGCTTAGCTTAACAAACCAGAAAAAAAAGAGGGAGCATGCTATTTTCCTCCCAAGCCCAATAACGGGAATTTGAATGGGCCAGCTGACTTGATtccaccaattttttttttttttgagacatacTTGATTCCACCAACTAGCAAGTACATCTCAAAACCAAACAACACAACTAGAATCTAAGCCCGTTGCATCTTTTTGATGCGTAAATTCAAGCCCAGTGCATCCTTTTGCCATTGTCACTCAATTCAGTCCCTCCATCACAATGATGGCATCCAAACAGATAAATGAATGGGCTCTCCATGGCCGTCATGACCTGGGCCGAAGCCAGAAGGCCCCCTACAAACCGGCCCAGGTTTTCATGGGCCGCATGCGGCCGCCGCCGGCCTGCCGCCGGTGTCCCACACGTTATTAGTCCACCCCAATCCCCTCGGCTCGCCCGTGACAGCGTGTCTGGAAATCCCAATctgcgcctccgcctccgccccgcaCCTGCGCCTAAAACCCTAGCTCGCCTCCCccctccccgccccgccccgcccccatGGCGCCGAAGAAGCGGaaggcggatccggcggcggcggccgccgccgaccccgccgcccaccACGAGAAGCCCGAGCAGAAGCCCCGCGTCGGGACCATCTACTACCCCATCACCGACGACCCCCCGGAGCCGGccgcggacgccgccgccgccgccgccctggtgGAGGAGGACCTCGCCTACGACTACGAGGAGGAGGACGTCACCAAGCTGCTCGAGCCGCTCTCCCGGGAGCAGCTCGTCGCGCTGCTCCGCGCGGCCGCCGAGGCCAGCCCCGCCACCATGGCGGCCGTGCGCCGCGCGGCCGAGTCCGACCCCGCCAGCAGGAAGCTCTTCGTGCACGGCCTCGGCTGGGGCGCCGGGGTCGAGGACCTCCGCTCCGCCTTCTCCCGCTTCGGCGAGCTCGAGGACTGCCGCGTCATCACGGACAAGCAGTCCGGCAAGTCCAAGGGCTACGGCTTCGTCCTCTACCAGTCCCGCACCTCGGCGCtccgcgccctccgccgcccccAGCTCGAAATCGGCGGCCGCCTCGCCTTCTGCCACCTCGCCGCCTCGGGCCCCGCTCCCCCGGCCTCCCACTCCCAGAACCCTAGCTCCAACGCCAACGCCGGCTCGGGTGCCGCCAACAACAGCGCCCCCGCTTCCTCCTCCTCGCTGCCTGACAACATGCAGCGCAAGATCTTTGTTGGCAACGTGCACGCTGATGTTGATGTAAATCGCCTCTATGAGTACTTCTCGCAGTTTGGTGAGATTGAAGAGGGGCCGCTGGGCTTTGACAAGAGCACCGGCAAGCCGAAGGGGTTTGCGCTGTTTGTTTACAAGTCTGTGGACAGTGCTCGCCGCGCCCTGGAGGAGCCTATGAGGAATTTTGATGGCAAGATGCTCAATGTGCAGAAGGCCATAGATGGGAGGGCAAAGGGCTCATCCGGGTCGAACTCCAGTGCTAACAATGCCAATGCCACCGCTGCTTCTACACAAATGACTGTGCCCTCTATTGCCGCCATTAATCCATATGATCCATCAGCATATGGTGCCGCTGCTGTTCATGACATGGGGTTCGCCCAGCAAGCTGCCTTGCTGGGGATGGGTGCACAGCAGCAAGCGTTTGCGCAGCCCAACACTGCAATGCTGGCCATGATGGCAGCTGCGATGCAGAACCCAGCCATGCTTGCATCGCTAAATCCAGCTTTTGCTGCTGCTGCATTGGGCGCCGGGGGGCAAGCTGGCATTCCTGGTTTTGGAGCTCAGGGCTTTGGGACACAAGGGTTTGGGGCTGCTGGTGTCAATTTTCCAAATGCAGCAGGTCTTCAGGGAGCTGCAGCATATCAAGGAGGGCCTCCTGGTTTTCAGGGGACACCTGGGTTCCCCACTTCTGCTGGGTTTCAGGTCGGCCAAGCAGCTTCCCAAACGGGCACTGCTGCAGCGGCCACTGGTGCTGCTGCTGGTTATCAGGCTGGATCTGCTGGGCAGGGCCAAGTGTCCAACACCCAGATTGGTGGCACTGGTTTTCAGGGTGGCTATTGACAGCACTAGGTATATCAACAACTCACAGCCTCTTCTATTCCAATGCCACACTCACTACTATTGACTTGAGTTCTTTCAATCTCTATGCATTCTTTCTGAGTTGGTGATTTTGCTCTATAGATTTCTGATTGATTCTCCCTATGTTTTAGTTTGGCATCTGCTGGTCGTGGTTCGTTCGTGTGGTTTTGCATTCGGATGGATTTTGAGCCTGTGTGGTGCCGAAGTATTGCAGAAGGGCTGTTGACTTTTACTGTCAGATGCTTTCGAATCAAATACCTTTGGGGCAGTATTTGCAGAAGGAACTTTCTTGAAGTATTTATGTTGTTTCTATCGCCGACTATGTAGTTTTCCAGTTGCAACTTCATCATGTACCTTATAGTTCTGTAGTTGGTTTCATGTACTGAAGTATCTGTATTTGGCTACTTGGGTTGTCGTCTGGTCTTAATGATAATGTCGAATGGTTTCTGGGAACTTGATCTCATTCTGGTTGCAGTTGCTGTGGGATTTGGAGGAATGGGATATTCATATCTTTTGCATCCATCCTGGTAATTTCTGACTTGAGGTTGAGTTTGACAGCTGTGGACTTTAAATCTGCAGTTACAGGGAGCTTtattctcttggaagttgcttcttAAAGTGGCCACTGTTTTACTTTAGCCATGAGAATTAGGTTTGAAGCGCGTGGCATTATATACAATCTCAAATCAGCGGTGTGCATTTAAGGGTGGTAATCAACTGATCATAATTTATTAAAAGAAATTAGACCAATAGGGCTTAGCGGCGGTGGCTTTATAGTTAAGGGGAGACAACCATGAGGCCCACTGCAAAGCACAGGGCTTGGACACGGGTGGCAGGCTTGGTGCTCGCCCATGCACAACACCTATAGCCAACTCGACGAACAGTTTCTCAACTGATCGTAATAATTCATAACATGACCTCTTCGAGGCATGTTCTTTACAAAGTATCTTGAACTCATGTTTGTTCATTCTCATTGCGCAACCAGTTATGCCTTGGCTTTTCATAAGTAGGTTCCAAATTGAGTAATTATTCGGTAATGGTATATTGATATTTGTTTGAAATGACTTGATCTTCTTTTCACCTCCCTGTTCTTGCTGGTGGTCTTGATTTTAACTAAGCAGTCCGTAATGTACTGGTAGACACTGTCGTCTTATGTTGTGTTTGTATAGTGGGTTTGATTAACAATTTGGGCTATACAAAAATGATAAAAATCATTGCGTTCAAATCCAAGCAGAGAATTATCTGATATCCATCATATTCTCCGCATGTTATTCATCTTGTTGTTGTGTATGTAGCAAAATCCTGGATGCTATAGCTGAAGTTGCTGTTGTTCAATGTTGCTCAGTTGTCCATTTTATCCATTTTTGTTATGACAACAGTGACATAGTTTAAATATGTCTAATGTTTAGGCAAGAAATAGGCGGATCCGGAAATAGTTAAGTAGGAGTGGATTGGAATCTAGAATTTTATCATACCATTCTAGTTGCATTGCAGTGCGATTTGGAGGATAATCATCTCTTTTGCATTTATTTCCTGGTAATTTCTCGCTTGACGCCGAGTTTGACAGTTGTGGCCTTTAAATCTTCAATTATAGGGAGTTTTATTCTCCTTGGAAGTTGCTGCTTAAAGTAGGCACTGTTCACTTTAATCATAAGATAAGAAATACGTTTGGAGGGCGCCTCACCTTCACATTATATGCCATCTTGAGATAGTGGGGTGCATTTAAGGCTGGTGATCAACTGATCATAATTCATTAATGAAACTGCCATGCGCACGACGTTTTCTGGCTGATATGCACACACCACTGAATTGAACAGGGTACGGGTGCTGGCAAAATGCATCTTGTGGTGGCTGCAGCGTGTCGGCTGTAAATCGGCAGCAGTATTGTCGTTCACATAGCAGCGCTCGTTCATTGATAGTAATAACTAGACTAATAGGGGTTAGCCGCTGTGTCTTTATAATGAAGGAGAGACAACCACAAGGCACCCAGGCATGATCACGGGTCGTGGGCTCGGCACACATCCACCCGCACACCTAATGGCCAACTGGTCGTGTTCAGTTTCTCAACTGATCATAATTCATCAGAAACATGACCTCTTCAAGGCATGTTCTGTGCAAACTAAGTGTCTTCAACGTCATTATAGAAGATCAAAGTGTAGCACTCAGAACTCATGTTTGGTCAGTCTCTTTGCGAAACAATTCATGCCTTGGCCTTTCATAATTAGTTGCCTGGGTAGGCATTTCTTTTTGTTGTAATACACTAATCGAATCAAATTTCTAATGATGTTAATTTGCTTGTGTTACATATGCTGATCAGCCAACAACAAACAAGTAGCAAAATAGATGACTATTCTATAATGGCAATTGATACTTATTTGATTTGCAATGATTTGATCATTTGTTTTGCTTCCGTGTTCTTGATTTTAACAAAGTCAGTCCACAAACATCACCAGAAGTCTGCTGGTAAACAATGAAGGGTTTTGTTGGCTTTCTATAGCTGGTTTGGTTGAACAATTTGGGCTCTAGAAAAATGATATAGATAATTTCCTTCCAATCCAAGTTTAGACTTGTTTTGCCTCCATGTTCTTGCTGATGATCTTTTAGTCCAAACATCACCAGAAGTCTAGTGGTAAACAATGAAGGGTTTTGTTGGTTTTGTATAGCTGGTTTGGTTGAACAATTTGGGCtccagaaaaataatataaatCATTTCCTTCCAATCCAAGTTTAGACTCGTTTTGCCTCCATGTTCTTGCTGATGATCTTAGTCCAAACATCACCAGAAGTTTACTGGTCAACATTGTCGGGTTTTGTTGGCTTTGTATAGCTGGTTTGATTGAACAATTTGGCTTCTAGAAAAATAATATAAATCATTTCCTTTGAATCCAAGTTTAAACTCGTTTTGCCTCCATGTTCTTGCTGATGATCTTAGTCCAAACATCACCAGAAGTTTACTGGTAAACATTGTTGGCTTTGTATAGCTGGTTTAATTGAACAATTTGGCCTCTAGAAAAATAATAAATTCTGTCCAATACAAgtttatgcttgttttgcttccATGTTCTTGCTGGTGAT is a window encoding:
- the LOC123047206 gene encoding UBP1-associated protein 2B, yielding MAPKKRKADPAAAAAADPAAHHEKPEQKPRVGTIYYPITDDPPEPAADAAAAAALVEEDLAYDYEEEDVTKLLEPLSREQLVALLRAAAEASPATMAAVRRAAESDPASRKLFVHGLGWGAGVEDLRSAFSRFGELEDCRVITDKQSGKSKGYGFVLYQSRTSALRALRRPQLEIGGRLAFCHLAASGPAPPASHSQNPSSNANAGSGAANNSAPASSSSLPDNMQRKIFVGNVHADVDVNRLYEYFSQFGEIEEGPLGFDKSTGKPKGFALFVYKSVDSARRALEEPMRNFDGKMLNVQKAIDGRAKGSSGSNSSANNANATAASTQMTVPSIAAINPYDPSAYGAAAVHDMGFAQQAALLGMGAQQQAFAQPNTAMLAMMAAAMQNPAMLASLNPAFAAAALGAGGQAGIPGFGAQGFGTQGFGAAGVNFPNAAGLQGAAAYQGGPPGFQGTPGFPTSAGFQVGQAASQTGTAAAATGAAAGYQAGSAGQGQVSNTQIGGTGFQGGY